Proteins encoded together in one Chitinophaga sp. LS1 window:
- a CDS encoding RagB/SusD family nutrient uptake outer membrane protein, with protein sequence MTAPKTEVLSTDVFSTDASAQSVLTGTYANMINLQAFPNIGYYSSLSADEMDPTNTSYLYLNFANNTLTPSDYNIPGLWTGFYQTIFQANSIIEGVKASTGMSDSIKARLTGEAKFLRALSHFYLVGFFGDVPLITSTDVKVNATMARTATSDVYEQIIADVQEAENTLPEDYSYYSDERDRPNKYAAAAFLARVYLYTGDYTNAEKQASIVLDNSLYTLLQGDDISNIFLKNSAESIFALNPATSAGKVVFPDAYYYGNGLQYGSLYGSSYVLTDSLSKAFETGDLRYSNWIGSFDYNSTTYYYSKKYRDYDYSQQPTEYSILFRLSEQYLIRAEARANLNDLSGAATDLNVIRNRAGLGNTTASSQTELLSAIMKERRVELFLEYGNRWLDLKRTGLANTVMSVVKPATWTSDDVLYPIPASEIKSNPALTQNSGY encoded by the coding sequence GTGACTGCACCGAAAACAGAAGTGCTTAGCACGGATGTGTTTAGTACCGATGCCAGTGCGCAATCAGTATTGACCGGGACTTATGCCAACATGATCAATCTACAGGCATTCCCAAATATTGGTTATTACAGTAGTCTTTCTGCCGATGAGATGGACCCAACCAATACCTCTTATTTATATCTGAATTTTGCAAATAATACTTTAACACCTTCGGATTATAATATTCCGGGGTTGTGGACTGGATTTTACCAAACCATTTTTCAGGCTAACAGTATTATTGAAGGGGTAAAAGCCTCCACTGGTATGAGTGACTCAATCAAAGCCCGTCTGACCGGCGAGGCAAAGTTCCTGCGGGCGCTGAGCCACTTTTATCTCGTTGGCTTTTTTGGGGATGTGCCGTTGATTACTTCTACTGATGTGAAAGTAAATGCAACAATGGCACGTACGGCTACAAGTGATGTTTATGAACAGATCATAGCCGATGTGCAGGAAGCGGAAAATACCCTGCCTGAAGACTATTCATATTATAGCGATGAGCGTGACCGTCCCAACAAATACGCTGCAGCAGCTTTCCTGGCCAGGGTGTATTTATATACCGGTGATTATACAAATGCGGAAAAACAGGCTTCAATAGTCCTTGATAATAGTTTATACACTTTGTTGCAGGGAGATGATATCAGCAATATCTTTTTAAAGAATAGTGCTGAGAGCATATTTGCGCTCAATCCTGCTACATCCGCAGGGAAAGTGGTATTTCCTGATGCATACTATTACGGAAACGGACTTCAGTATGGTTCGCTATATGGTTCCAGCTATGTACTTACTGACAGTCTTTCAAAGGCATTTGAAACCGGAGACCTTCGGTATTCCAATTGGATAGGTTCTTTTGACTACAACAGTACAACTTATTATTACAGTAAGAAGTATAGAGATTACGATTATTCGCAGCAACCAACTGAATATAGTATCCTGTTCCGTTTGAGTGAACAATACCTGATCAGGGCAGAAGCGCGTGCAAACCTGAACGATCTTAGCGGGGCAGCAACAGATCTCAACGTAATAAGAAACAGGGCCGGCTTAGGCAATACTACAGCCAGTTCACAAACAGAACTTCTGAGTGCGATAATGAAGGAACGTCGTGTAGAATTATTTCTGGAGTATGGCAATCGCTGGCTGGATCTCAAAAGAACAGGACTAGCCAACACTGTAATGTCTGTGGTAAAACCTGCTACCTGGACATCGGACGATGTGCTGTACCCGATTCCTGCCAGTGAAATTAAAAGCAATCCTGCTTTAACGCAGAATAGCGGGTATTGA
- a CDS encoding zinc-dependent metalloprotease, translating to MFIKRKYPFLSIITVSVVMGCLAAGIMPANAQRKKTADKKAATTAKDQTLPKADSVARTGNVQPFDKVIPADAQVFKGLFTVYKTKDKYYFEIPDSLIGRDFQIISRLEKAPAMLIRGKDSYAGADLGSAQISFAKAPGNRLFITQPIYNEAAYDTSNAGLKKALSENALQPVLYVMDIKAYGKDSAMVIDMTDYLNGDYGIFTGEIKKLLNAQSLQNDRSYVDAVHAYPMNVSVSAVKTYSTQNNRSLTTLVNMSFTVLPKIPMLRRYNDERVGYKSYNLTDFDLDLQRGKTVGIINRWRMEPKVADMQAYMSGKLVKPAQPIVFYIDPATPGKWVPYLIKAVNDWQKAFEHAGFKDAIYALEAPGNDSTWDSDDNRFNTITYTPSIGSSISSNIVTDSRSGEIIHATIHIEHNVLVNLYYSYIAYAGAIDTGARKPIFDDQLMGELLQRAVSIQVGSSLGLLPNAAGSSTVPVDSLRNMHWLENHGISTTIMEDDVYNFVAQPSDHISRKGIMPQLGEYDKWAIYYGYHYFPGIAGTEAERKLVLKMVEDSLKANPRLVYGALNNEKVVDPRAQLYDLGNNAVAAGALGIQNLKRMIPEIPRWTELPGEVYSSNGNSRLGGVEYSIVELFTRYLKNVANIFGTYYYSPQGAGSDQKVYQGVPVSQQKGAMAFLRSNVFDKEPDWLMTKKIEDKITAPPYKNIIYQPGISLLDNSMLSMDQLNKVNLMSERFGPSGAYSLVAYLSDLDQAIWSELGTAKIVSSYHRSLQQTYINSMEKVINSPRERETMNTIVLVRGHLIDLKKQVTTTASLSQDLKTKEHYKDIIAKLDNLTDPKRQAPALPGLPGKNHGIGINKELNGDDNSELTY from the coding sequence ATGTTTATAAAAAGAAAATATCCATTTCTATCCATAATTACAGTAAGTGTGGTTATGGGATGCCTGGCAGCAGGCATCATGCCAGCAAATGCACAGAGAAAGAAAACGGCTGATAAAAAGGCAGCGACTACAGCGAAAGATCAGACTTTACCTAAAGCAGATTCAGTAGCCAGAACGGGAAATGTGCAGCCATTTGACAAAGTGATTCCTGCAGATGCGCAGGTATTCAAAGGGTTATTTACTGTTTATAAGACAAAAGATAAATACTATTTCGAAATTCCTGATTCTCTTATTGGTAGGGATTTTCAAATTATTAGCAGACTTGAGAAAGCTCCTGCAATGCTGATAAGAGGTAAGGATTCATATGCCGGTGCTGATTTAGGAAGTGCTCAGATTAGTTTTGCAAAGGCGCCGGGAAACCGACTTTTCATAACCCAGCCAATATATAATGAGGCCGCCTATGATACCTCTAATGCCGGTCTGAAGAAGGCATTGTCAGAAAATGCCCTTCAGCCGGTTTTGTATGTTATGGACATAAAAGCCTACGGTAAGGATTCTGCTATGGTAATCGATATGACAGATTACTTGAATGGAGACTATGGCATCTTCACCGGCGAAATCAAAAAGTTACTCAATGCACAATCATTACAAAACGACCGATCCTATGTTGATGCAGTGCATGCTTATCCTATGAATGTTTCGGTAAGTGCTGTGAAGACATATTCGACACAGAATAACAGGTCGCTGACTACGTTGGTAAATATGTCGTTCACTGTGTTACCTAAAATACCGATGCTCCGCAGGTATAATGATGAACGGGTAGGATATAAAAGCTATAACCTGACCGATTTCGACCTTGATCTGCAAAGGGGGAAAACAGTAGGGATTATTAACCGCTGGAGGATGGAACCAAAGGTGGCAGATATGCAGGCCTATATGAGCGGGAAACTGGTAAAACCTGCACAACCTATAGTATTTTACATTGATCCTGCTACACCCGGGAAATGGGTACCATATCTGATAAAGGCTGTTAACGACTGGCAAAAAGCATTTGAGCATGCCGGTTTTAAGGATGCTATATATGCATTGGAAGCACCAGGGAACGACAGTACCTGGGATAGCGATGATAACCGGTTCAACACCATTACTTACACACCATCTATAGGCAGTTCAATTTCCTCAAATATTGTAACAGATTCGAGGAGCGGAGAAATAATTCATGCAACTATTCACATCGAGCACAACGTACTGGTTAACCTGTATTACTCTTATATCGCTTATGCAGGTGCAATTGATACTGGTGCAAGGAAACCAATCTTTGATGATCAGCTGATGGGCGAACTTCTGCAACGTGCAGTATCTATCCAGGTAGGTTCATCTCTTGGTCTGTTACCAAATGCAGCAGGGTCTTCTACTGTGCCGGTAGACAGTCTGCGAAATATGCATTGGCTGGAAAACCATGGAATCAGTACAACTATCATGGAAGATGATGTATATAATTTCGTGGCACAGCCATCAGATCATATTTCAAGGAAGGGAATAATGCCACAACTGGGAGAATATGATAAATGGGCGATCTATTATGGTTACCACTATTTCCCCGGTATAGCAGGTACAGAGGCAGAACGTAAACTGGTATTGAAAATGGTTGAGGACAGTTTAAAGGCTAACCCCAGATTGGTTTATGGTGCTTTAAATAACGAAAAGGTAGTGGATCCCAGGGCACAGTTGTATGACCTGGGCAATAATGCTGTAGCTGCAGGTGCATTAGGTATTCAGAATCTGAAGAGAATGATACCAGAAATTCCGCGTTGGACAGAACTTCCAGGGGAGGTGTACAGCTCTAATGGAAATAGTAGGTTAGGTGGGGTGGAATATTCTATTGTAGAACTGTTTACGAGGTACCTTAAAAATGTAGCCAATATTTTCGGCACATATTACTATTCACCACAGGGTGCCGGTTCCGATCAGAAAGTATACCAGGGTGTACCTGTCTCCCAACAAAAAGGCGCCATGGCGTTTCTGCGTTCTAATGTGTTTGATAAGGAACCGGACTGGTTGATGACGAAGAAAATTGAGGATAAGATCACGGCACCTCCATATAAGAATATTATTTACCAACCTGGAATTTCCCTGCTTGACAACTCCATGCTAAGTATGGACCAGTTGAATAAAGTGAATTTGATGAGTGAACGTTTCGGCCCCTCAGGTGCTTATAGCCTGGTCGCTTACCTAAGTGACCTCGATCAGGCTATCTGGTCTGAACTGGGTACTGCTAAAATTGTAAGCAGTTATCACCGCAGCCTTCAGCAAACCTATATCAATAGTATGGAGAAAGTAATCAATAGTCCACGTGAAAGGGAGACAATGAATACGATCGTCCTTGTCAGAGGTCATTTGATTGACCTGAAAAAGCAGGTTACTACTACAGCCAGCCTGAGTCAGGATCTTAAAACAAAAGAACATTATAAAGATATTATTGCGAAACTGGATAACCTTACAGATCCTAAAAGACAAGCACCTGCGCTGCCTGGTCTGCCAGGGAAAAATCATGGTATCGGCATTAATAAGGAACTCAATGGTGATGATAATAGCGAGCTAACTTATTAA